A genome region from Mustelus asterias unplaced genomic scaffold, sMusAst1.hap1.1 HAP1_SCAFFOLD_47, whole genome shotgun sequence includes the following:
- the LOC144483158 gene encoding uncharacterized protein LOC144483158: MGKPWKCADCEKRFTSPSHLEIHRRSHTRERPFTCFQCGKGFANSSNLLTHQRVHSGESPFTCSMCGKGCRNSSTLLAHQRVHNGESPFSCSDCGKGFINSSSLLRHRRVHTGEKPFICSACGKRFSQLSSLLTHQRVHTGEKPFTCSTCGQGFARSSHLLRHRRVHTGERPFTCSVCGTGFTRSSHLLKHQRVHTGEKPFICSDCGKGFTQSTSLLRHQGVHK; this comes from the coding sequence AtggggaaaccgtggaaatgtgcagattgtgagaagagattcacttCCCCATCTCATCTGGAAATTCACAGGCgcagtcacaccagggagagaccgttcacttgcttccagtgtgggaagggatttgctaaTTCATCaaacttgctgacacaccagcgagttcattctggggagagtcccttcacctgctccatgtgtgggaaaggatgcagaaattcatccaccctgctggcacaccagcgagttcataacgGGGAGAGTCCATTCagctgctccgactgtgggaagggattcattaattcatcaagcctcctgagacaccggcgagttcacactggggagaaacccttcatcTGCTCTGCATGTGGGAAGCGATttagtcagttatccagccttctgacacaccagcgagttcacactggggagaagccattcacctgttcgaCCTGTGGGCAGGGATTCGCTCGGTCATCCCATCTGTTGAGACACcgtcgagttcacaccggagagaggccattcacctgttctgtgtgtgggacaggattcactcgatcatcccacctgctgaaacaccagcgagttcacactggggaaaagccgttcatctgttctgactgtgggaagggattcacccagtcaaccagcctgctgagacatcagGGAGTTCACAAATGA